A window of bacterium contains these coding sequences:
- a CDS encoding BamA/TamA family outer membrane protein, protein MRTAELIVGVIWLLTCGIARAGDADSSGGVQKPPRDALDYILAVPSVALKAPFWVLGAAVSGPVVLVEESTLPHRIERLFAFDDPWGIYPVVGYKARTGLTLGAAYFTRSAFGSDIPLSLRGTYSTNTYRFAAARLGDRRLHGSAYGAAVDGGWRADTRERFYGIGPGSSRKDQSNYGYRGGFAALHLYRALGERGEVSLSGGWRRIDPEDGRLQRIPHDRDSIAARFAGQDLYGLFERLDLYDLGAQVAGDWRERPPSPLGGGAAAVAVTYTMGEGRADTAVGFWRVHGDVSHFFELFHERVIGVRLTAEHIEPDPGTRVPFYELAKLGGSQLLRGYKTGRFRDRGYAALSLEYRWPLWRRIDALLLSDHGRVFHDLLRDFEFSDFRSSYGGGLRFWNNAGHLALLVAKGTDEWGFYINFGDSF, encoded by the coding sequence CTCCTGACGTGCGGGATTGCGCGCGCCGGCGACGCCGACTCCAGCGGCGGCGTTCAGAAGCCGCCGCGCGACGCGCTTGATTATATCCTCGCGGTGCCGTCGGTGGCGCTGAAGGCGCCGTTCTGGGTTCTCGGCGCCGCGGTCTCCGGTCCGGTCGTGCTGGTTGAGGAATCGACACTCCCGCACCGCATCGAGCGCCTGTTTGCCTTTGACGATCCCTGGGGCATCTATCCGGTGGTGGGCTACAAAGCGCGCACCGGGTTGACGCTGGGAGCGGCCTATTTCACGCGGAGCGCCTTTGGCTCCGATATTCCGCTGTCGCTCCGGGGCACGTATTCGACCAACACCTATCGCTTCGCGGCGGCGCGTCTCGGCGATCGCCGGCTCCACGGCTCGGCCTACGGCGCAGCCGTCGATGGGGGCTGGCGTGCCGACACACGCGAGCGCTTTTATGGCATCGGTCCGGGGTCCTCGCGGAAAGATCAATCCAACTACGGTTACCGCGGCGGGTTCGCCGCGCTGCATCTGTACCGCGCGCTGGGCGAGCGCGGCGAAGTGTCGCTGTCGGGCGGATGGCGGCGCATTGATCCGGAGGACGGCCGTCTGCAGCGCATTCCACATGATCGGGATTCGATCGCGGCGCGGTTCGCCGGGCAGGACCTCTACGGCCTCTTCGAGCGGCTGGATCTGTATGACTTGGGCGCGCAAGTGGCCGGCGATTGGCGCGAGCGTCCGCCCTCGCCGTTGGGCGGCGGCGCCGCTGCCGTGGCGGTGACGTACACGATGGGGGAAGGTCGCGCCGACACGGCGGTCGGGTTCTGGCGCGTGCACGGCGACGTGTCGCACTTCTTCGAGTTGTTCCACGAGCGGGTGATCGGTGTCCGCCTGACCGCCGAGCATATCGAACCGGACCCCGGGACGCGTGTGCCCTTCTATGAACTGGCGAAACTGGGAGGGTCGCAGTTGCTGCGCGGCTACAAGACAGGGCGTTTCCGCGATCGGGGGTATGCCGCCCTGTCGCTGGAGTACCGCTGGCCGCTGTGGCGGCGCATCGATGCGCTGTTGCTTTCCGACCATGGCCGCGTCTTCCACGATCTGCTCAGGGACTTCGAATTCTCCGATTTCCGATCGTCGTACGGCGGCGGATTGCGGTTCTGGAATAACGCCGGGCATCTGGCCCTTCTGGTGGCCAAGGGCACCGACGAATGGGGATTCTACATCAACTTCGGGGACTCCTTCTAA